A segment of the Thermodesulfobacteriota bacterium genome:
AATATCTATGTGGCCATCCTTACAGATACCGGCTCCTTCCGTTATGCATCGACCAGTTCTCAAACCATGCGTATTGCCGCAGAGATGATAGATTTAGGCGTCAAGCCCGCATGGGTATTGGCCATGGTTTATGAAAATTATTCGGCTAATCGTTTACGTTTGCTGAGCGCCGCCCTTTCCACCCTAAAGACTTACTATGAAGGACGGGTAGGCATTATCTCGGTCTCCGGAGATATGCTCAGGGCTACCCGCACCTCAATTGAGGACGCAGAAGACTTTGTCAATTACCCGCGATCTATAGCCGGAGTTCAATTGGCCGCTATTATTAAAGAGATAGAAGACGGCCGCTTCAGCGTCAGTCTGCGTTCACGCGATGGTATTAATGCCGCCCGCCTGGCTGAGAGGTTCGGTGGAGGCGGTCATTTCAATGCCGCGGGTTTCAAGGGAAGCGGCGACCAGGAGACTATCAAGCAGGAGTTGTTATCAGAGATAGGCAATCTTATGGAGAAGAGGGCCGTTGGATTCTAATGGATCGCTCAGGGATAATAGTAATCGACAAACCGGCCGGCTGCAGTTCTTTTAGAGTGGTACAGACCGTAAAGAAGGCCCTGGGGGTTAAACGGGCCGGGCACACCGGGACTCTGGATCCCTTTGCTACCGGTGTCTTGCCTGTTTGCGTAAATGAGGCCACTAAGGCTATCCAGTTTCTGTCTGAAGATGAAAAGG
Coding sequences within it:
- a CDS encoding bifunctional oligoribonuclease/PAP phosphatase NrnA, with the translated sequence MAIVEDIEREITARHRFLLTTHIHPDGDAVGSLLAMGFLLEHLGKEPVLFTEDPIPPQYHFLPGVEKITHELPDLSTIDACLVLDCGDSKRIGRAAPRLLEIRPVIVIDHHLGCDAFGDICWIDPKSAAVGELVYHLIKATGADISYNMAINIYVAILTDTGSFRYASTSSQTMRIAAEMIDLGVKPAWVLAMVYENYSANRLRLLSAALSTLKTYYEGRVGIISVSGDMLRATRTSIEDAEDFVNYPRSIAGVQLAAIIKEIEDGRFSVSLRSRDGINAARLAERFGGGGHFNAAGFKGSGDQETIKQELLSEIGNLMEKRAVGF